The Cygnus atratus isolate AKBS03 ecotype Queensland, Australia chromosome 2, CAtr_DNAZoo_HiC_assembly, whole genome shotgun sequence genome window below encodes:
- the CCDC102B gene encoding coiled-coil domain-containing protein 102B isoform X2, with protein MNQNMNTGSVQKIMEETQVFRTQPRQPYKSAEVCQPDGNICNSNLPSQHFYPYSSNYTCMHMNYSSDLEIFEAVKIRELEEIKARAAQMEKTMRWWSDCTANWREKWSKVRAERNKAREEARQLRIKLDNVVKEMSMLKKLNQDLVSEKENLENVTTWKTECSCSEISHIKQDLNQLTFPEQEPVKELSKTSKIPVAEDTKKDVEIIKDSLRSNQNKKITLKHSDSFPCGIASIYLEEQKKSLDNIAQTSENDLIHVSVMHLHLAELKKILQKEREMNVFLEKEVERTANELSLWKWKYDELRQSKLESLNQDHRIIQAGRNLRRSLIQSWIISEIRPGCSGLCSEKCVELSGSYLANYCKLVA; from the exons ATGAATCAAAACATGAACACAGGCtctgttcagaaaataatgGAAGAGACACAGGTTTTTAGGACCCAGCCAAGACAACCTTATAAATCAGCTGAAGTTTGCCAACCAGATGGCAATATATGTAATTCAAATCTTCCATCTCAACATTTCTATCCATATTCATCTAATTATACATGTATGCATATGAATTACAGCAGCGATTTGGAAATTTTTGAAGCAGTAAAAATTCGGGAACTGGAAGAAATCAAAGCCAGAGCTGCACAAATGGAGAAGACCATGCGCTGGTGGTCAGATTGTACTGCTAACTGGAGGGAGAAATGGAGCAAAGttagagcagaaagaaataaagcccGAGAGGAAGCAAGGCAATTGAGAATAAAATTAGACAATGTTGTAAAAGAAATGAGTATGCTTAAAAAGTTAAATCAAGATTTAGTAAGTGAGaaggaaaatttagaaaatgtaaCTACTTGGAAAACAGAATGCAGTTGCTCAGAAATATCGCATATAAAACAAGACCTAAACCAGTTAACATTTCCAGAACAAGAACCTGTGAAAGAACTGAGCAAAACCAGCAAGATTCCTGTGGCAGAAGACACAAAGAAG gatGTGGAAATAATCAAAGATTCTTTAAGAagcaatcaaaataaaaaaataactctaAAGCATTCTGATTCCTTTCCCTGTGGAATTGCCAGTATTTATTtggaggaacaaaaaaaaagtctggacaATATAGCCCAGACATCAGAGAATGATTTAATACATGTTTCTGTCATGCATTTGCATTTGGCTGAGTTAAAGAAAATcttgcagaaggaaagaga aatgaatgtatttctggaaaaagaagtggaaaggaCAGCAAATGAATTATCtctttggaaatggaaatatgATGAACTAAGACAATCTAAGCTGGAAAGTCTGAACCAG GACCATAGAATAATTCAAGCTGGAAGGAACCTACGAAGGTCTCTGATCCAGAGTTGGATCATCTCTGAGATCAGACCTGGCTGCTCAGGATTATGTTCA
- the CCDC102B gene encoding coiled-coil domain-containing protein 102B isoform X3, whose product MNQNMNTGSVQKIMEETQVFRTQPRQPYKSAEVCQPDGNICNSNLPSQHFYPYSSNYTCMHMNYSSDLEIFEAVKIRELEEIKARAAQMEKTMRWWSDCTANWREKWSKVRAERNKAREEARQLRIKLDNVVKEMSMLKKLNQDLVSEKENLENVTTWKTECSCSEISHIKQDLNQLTFPEQEPVKELSKTSKIPVAEDTKKDVEIIKDSLRSNQNKKITLKHSDSFPCGIASIYLEEQKKSLDNIAQTSENDLIHVSVMHLHLAELKKILQKEREMNVFLEKEVERTANELSLWKWKYDELRQSKLESLNQDHRIIQAGRNLRRSLIQSWIISEIRPGCSGLCSVEEIPLK is encoded by the exons ATGAATCAAAACATGAACACAGGCtctgttcagaaaataatgGAAGAGACACAGGTTTTTAGGACCCAGCCAAGACAACCTTATAAATCAGCTGAAGTTTGCCAACCAGATGGCAATATATGTAATTCAAATCTTCCATCTCAACATTTCTATCCATATTCATCTAATTATACATGTATGCATATGAATTACAGCAGCGATTTGGAAATTTTTGAAGCAGTAAAAATTCGGGAACTGGAAGAAATCAAAGCCAGAGCTGCACAAATGGAGAAGACCATGCGCTGGTGGTCAGATTGTACTGCTAACTGGAGGGAGAAATGGAGCAAAGttagagcagaaagaaataaagcccGAGAGGAAGCAAGGCAATTGAGAATAAAATTAGACAATGTTGTAAAAGAAATGAGTATGCTTAAAAAGTTAAATCAAGATTTAGTAAGTGAGaaggaaaatttagaaaatgtaaCTACTTGGAAAACAGAATGCAGTTGCTCAGAAATATCGCATATAAAACAAGACCTAAACCAGTTAACATTTCCAGAACAAGAACCTGTGAAAGAACTGAGCAAAACCAGCAAGATTCCTGTGGCAGAAGACACAAAGAAG gatGTGGAAATAATCAAAGATTCTTTAAGAagcaatcaaaataaaaaaataactctaAAGCATTCTGATTCCTTTCCCTGTGGAATTGCCAGTATTTATTtggaggaacaaaaaaaaagtctggacaATATAGCCCAGACATCAGAGAATGATTTAATACATGTTTCTGTCATGCATTTGCATTTGGCTGAGTTAAAGAAAATcttgcagaaggaaagaga aatgaatgtatttctggaaaaagaagtggaaaggaCAGCAAATGAATTATCtctttggaaatggaaatatgATGAACTAAGACAATCTAAGCTGGAAAGTCTGAACCAG GACCATAGAATAATTCAAGCTGGAAGGAACCTACGAAGGTCTCTGATCCAGAGTTGGATCATCTCTGAGATCAGACCTGGCTGCTCAGGATTATGTTCA
- the CCDC102B gene encoding coiled-coil domain-containing protein 102B isoform X5: MNQNMNTGSVQKIMEETQVFRTQPRQPYKSAEVCQPDGNICNSNLPSQHFYPYSSNYTCMHMNYSSDLEIFEAVKIRELEEIKARAAQMEKTMRWWSDCTANWREKWSKVRAERNKAREEARQLRIKLDNVVKEMSMLKKLNQDLVSEKENLENVTTWKTECSCSEISHIKQDLNQLTFPEQEPVKELSKTSKIPVAEDTKKDVEIIKDSLRSNQNKKITLKHSDSFPCGIASIYLEEQKKSLDNIAQTSENDLIHVSVMHLHLAELKKILQKEREMNVFLEKEVERTANELSLWKWKYDELRQSKLESLNQVEEIPLK; this comes from the exons ATGAATCAAAACATGAACACAGGCtctgttcagaaaataatgGAAGAGACACAGGTTTTTAGGACCCAGCCAAGACAACCTTATAAATCAGCTGAAGTTTGCCAACCAGATGGCAATATATGTAATTCAAATCTTCCATCTCAACATTTCTATCCATATTCATCTAATTATACATGTATGCATATGAATTACAGCAGCGATTTGGAAATTTTTGAAGCAGTAAAAATTCGGGAACTGGAAGAAATCAAAGCCAGAGCTGCACAAATGGAGAAGACCATGCGCTGGTGGTCAGATTGTACTGCTAACTGGAGGGAGAAATGGAGCAAAGttagagcagaaagaaataaagcccGAGAGGAAGCAAGGCAATTGAGAATAAAATTAGACAATGTTGTAAAAGAAATGAGTATGCTTAAAAAGTTAAATCAAGATTTAGTAAGTGAGaaggaaaatttagaaaatgtaaCTACTTGGAAAACAGAATGCAGTTGCTCAGAAATATCGCATATAAAACAAGACCTAAACCAGTTAACATTTCCAGAACAAGAACCTGTGAAAGAACTGAGCAAAACCAGCAAGATTCCTGTGGCAGAAGACACAAAGAAG gatGTGGAAATAATCAAAGATTCTTTAAGAagcaatcaaaataaaaaaataactctaAAGCATTCTGATTCCTTTCCCTGTGGAATTGCCAGTATTTATTtggaggaacaaaaaaaaagtctggacaATATAGCCCAGACATCAGAGAATGATTTAATACATGTTTCTGTCATGCATTTGCATTTGGCTGAGTTAAAGAAAATcttgcagaaggaaagaga aatgaatgtatttctggaaaaagaagtggaaaggaCAGCAAATGAATTATCtctttggaaatggaaatatgATGAACTAAGACAATCTAAGCTGGAAAGTCTGAACCAG
- the CCDC102B gene encoding coiled-coil domain-containing protein 102B isoform X4 produces MNQNMNTGSVQKIMEETQVFRTQPRQPYKSAEVCQPDGNICNSNLPSQHFYPYSSNYTCMHMNYSSDLEIFEAVKIRELEEIKARAAQMEKTMRWWSDCTANWREKWSKVRAERNKAREEARQLRIKLDNVVKEMSMLKKLNQDLVSEKENLENVTTWKTECSCSEISHIKQDLNQLTFPEQEPVKELSKTSKIPVAEDTKKDVEIIKDSLRSNQNKKITLKHSDSFPCGIASIYLEEQKKSLDNIAQTSENDLIHVSVMHLHLAELKKILQKEREMNVFLEKEVERTANELSLWKWKYDELRQSKLESLNQEKCVELSGSYLANYCKLVA; encoded by the exons ATGAATCAAAACATGAACACAGGCtctgttcagaaaataatgGAAGAGACACAGGTTTTTAGGACCCAGCCAAGACAACCTTATAAATCAGCTGAAGTTTGCCAACCAGATGGCAATATATGTAATTCAAATCTTCCATCTCAACATTTCTATCCATATTCATCTAATTATACATGTATGCATATGAATTACAGCAGCGATTTGGAAATTTTTGAAGCAGTAAAAATTCGGGAACTGGAAGAAATCAAAGCCAGAGCTGCACAAATGGAGAAGACCATGCGCTGGTGGTCAGATTGTACTGCTAACTGGAGGGAGAAATGGAGCAAAGttagagcagaaagaaataaagcccGAGAGGAAGCAAGGCAATTGAGAATAAAATTAGACAATGTTGTAAAAGAAATGAGTATGCTTAAAAAGTTAAATCAAGATTTAGTAAGTGAGaaggaaaatttagaaaatgtaaCTACTTGGAAAACAGAATGCAGTTGCTCAGAAATATCGCATATAAAACAAGACCTAAACCAGTTAACATTTCCAGAACAAGAACCTGTGAAAGAACTGAGCAAAACCAGCAAGATTCCTGTGGCAGAAGACACAAAGAAG gatGTGGAAATAATCAAAGATTCTTTAAGAagcaatcaaaataaaaaaataactctaAAGCATTCTGATTCCTTTCCCTGTGGAATTGCCAGTATTTATTtggaggaacaaaaaaaaagtctggacaATATAGCCCAGACATCAGAGAATGATTTAATACATGTTTCTGTCATGCATTTGCATTTGGCTGAGTTAAAGAAAATcttgcagaaggaaagaga aatgaatgtatttctggaaaaagaagtggaaaggaCAGCAAATGAATTATCtctttggaaatggaaatatgATGAACTAAGACAATCTAAGCTGGAAAGTCTGAACCAG